A single window of Pyrus communis chromosome 10, drPyrComm1.1, whole genome shotgun sequence DNA harbors:
- the LOC137747690 gene encoding hydroxyproline O-arabinosyltransferase RDN2-like yields MIGRKNMGRASPLLLVLLALGFSFATYNLLTMIIHHRSVGKWVGDNTNSGLLSDPIVEMPANVKKFKNTKAPFHVALTATDAPYSKWQCRIMYYWYKKKKDLPGSDMGGFTRILHSGNPDNLMDEIPTLVVDPLPAGLDRGYIVLNRPWAFVQWLEKATIEEEYILMAEPDHIFINPLPNLAHGGYPAAYPFFYIKPSQNEKIIRKFYPEENGPVTNIDPIGNSPVIIKKDLLEKIAPTWMNVSLRMKEDTETDKAFGWVLEMYAYAVASALHGVQHVLRKDFMLQPPWDLELRKKFIIHYTYGCDYNLKGELTYGKIGEWRFDKRSYLRGPPPRNLPLPPRGVPESVVTLVKMVNEATANIPNWDTK; encoded by the exons ATGATTGGGAGGAAGAACATGGGACGAGCTTCACCATTACTTCTCGTTCTTTTGGCTCTTGGGTTTTCCTTTGCTACTTATAATTTGTTAACTATGATAATTCATCATAGATCGGTTGGGAAGTGGGTAGGTGATAATACGAATAGTGGGTTACTGTCTGACCCGATTGTTGAGATGCCGGCGAATGTGAAGAAGTTCAAGAATACCAAGGCACCATTCCATGTTGCCTTAACGGCCACTGATGCCCCTTATAGCAAATGGCAGTGTCGCATTATGTACTATTGgtataagaagaagaaggactTGCCTGGATCAGATATGGGAGGATTTACTCGAATTTTGCATTCAGGAAATCCTGACAATTTGATGGATGAGATTCCAACTTTGGTGGTTGATCCTCTTCCTGCAGGCCTTGATCGG GGGTACATTGTCTTAAATAGACCATGGGCTTTTGTGCAATGGCTGGAAAAGGCTACAATTGAGGAAGA ATATATTTTGATGGCGGAGCCCGATCACATTTTTATAAACCCTCTTCCCAATTTGGCACATGGAGGATATCCAGCTGCGTACCCATTTTTCTACATTAAACCTTCTCAGAATGAGAAGATCATAAGAAAGTTTTATCCTGAGGAGAATGGTCCGGTCACGAATATTGATCCAATTGGAAATTCTCCTGTAATTATTAAGAAG GATTTGCTGGAAAAGATTGCTCCTACATGGATGAATGTTTCTTTGAGGATGAAAGAAGACACGGAGACGGATAAAGCTTTTGGATGGGTGCTAGAAAT GTATGCTTATGCTGTGGCATCTGCTTTGCATGGTGTGCAGCATGTTCTTCGGAAAGACTTCATGCTGCAG CCCCCGTGGGATTTGGAACTTCGCAAAAAGTTTATTATTCATTATACTTACGGATGTGACTACAACTTAAAG GGTGAGCTGACATATGGCAAAATCGGGGAATGGAGATTTGACAAGAGATCATATCTCCGTGGACCCCCACCAAGAAACCTTCCCTTGCCTCCTCGTGGGGTTCCTGAGAGTGTG GTCACCCTTGTAAAGATGGTGAATGAAGCTACGGCTAACATTCCTAATTGGGACACAAAATAG